In Centropristis striata isolate RG_2023a ecotype Rhode Island chromosome 8, C.striata_1.0, whole genome shotgun sequence, the genomic window ATGCCTTAGATGTTTATCAAATGTGTTtcttcattatcattatcaacaAGTTGCTACTTGCATCAAGTTGCAAGTACTACTTACTAAGTAAGTAGGCATGTAAAAGGCAAAATCATACCttaaatgaaatacaaattATATTGCATGCAACAGAATTTAATAAGGctcacaaagaaacaaaatcttACAATGACAATTCTTCAAAATATATGTGGTTTTGATTATGCGTAATAAATCACTGCGTTCTTTCCTTCAATGTTGCAGATgtgcaaaatgcaaataattaaAGCCCCTTCATTTGATATATGAAAAATCATTttgtaaaaagttttaaaacgtTAGAAAAGTAGATCCTGTGTGTTTAACTGTGTTACACAGGctcacacactttttttgtgttttaacagCCACCaataattgtgttgtttttcgtTTTGGTAGTAAACTATTGTTTTATTGACACAGTTTTCCAGAGGTATTGATACATAAAGTGGAATAGCATGGTGACTACAGACTTAATAATGGAGACAAATAGATTGATAATTCGCATTTGATGTTATTCATCAGTTTCTCAGTTGTTCATTAATGGTCGGTGGTGTTGCTGACACCCCAGTGAGCTCCCAGTGACGTGATCCCCGCGGTATTATGTCGGCCACTCAGCATCATGAGCACTTGATCTGGTTTGTTGCCGTAAAGGTTGAAGGAGGTCTGTAACACAGCATCAAAAGATGATACAGGGCCATGAGTATTCTGGTTCTGAACTTAAAATGTGAggtatttgtaatttatttaataatttttcccaCGAAACAAGGtaactttttttgatcatttttcatgtaaaaacatGTCATGGTGCCTGCATCACAAATGTGAAAatttgcttcttttctttttgattaACAatcttatttgattttttttttttttttaaatcctgcatGTCTAACAATAatatgataaaacatttttctgaatTAGGTACGTTTACCTTTTGTTGATGATACCTACCTTTAtttgattaatatttaaaacatagGACCTCTACCCATAAGATAATAGTGTTATAGTAAGGTATTGAAGGATCTGTATTCTTCTTCCACTACTGAATAATTGTAACAAACACTAAAGATAGAAGGTAATTACCGTTGTGGGCTGGCCGGCAATCAAAGCGCGTCCTCTGGAGGTCAGAAATATCACTTGATAGATGTAGCTGGTTGTGTGTTTGCCTGAAACCTGAAACATAACCATGTGAGAACATTAACACAGATATatggacaataaaaaaagaaatgtcaataaatattacattacacaAAAACAATACCAATCACATttttagtaataataaaatctcTAACCTGGGTAATGGTCTCTCCATCAAATAGTTCTATCTCATGGAGAATGTGTCCTGTAGAACGACCAAAGACCGGACCCCAAATGTTGCCATTGCTCACCTGAATACTGCAAGGACAGtcacagcagagaggaaacatgCAGTTAAACATCAACTGTGATAAATACAGGAAGATATAGGGGCACTTAATAAAAGGAGAATGATCATATAGAAACATATATACTGTCATAATTTAGCTGGATATTGCATGTGCAAGAACAAGAAAGCTAGGCAGTACAGCAGAGCTCATGCATAGAAAGCAAATTATTGGCAGTGAAGGGTGGCTGAACCTCAtggttcactttttaaaaaaacaagtccaATCCATAAGCTGTATAAGTCCACACCCAAAATGTCATTATCAGTGACTACATGCACTGGTTACAGGCTCTGtgcagttaaaataaaatgtaaatcttaggaaaagagaaaatagaCCAATTCATGctcttttaaaaatgtcagacCATTGTCCTCCGgctaacacaaaaacacatgaacattttcCCTTTTTGAACCCTAAATAATCTCTGTACACATCTGGACAAGAAAGAGAACAGACTGACCCAGTGATGTAAGCGTTGTTTCTTTCCCAGACCCTGAGCCCTGTGATTCCTCCATCTCCTTGTGTGGAGAAGGAGCTACCAGCACCAGGCCCAACAGCAGGAGAGTAGAAATATGAGCTGGGAGCtggaaaagtaataaaaaatgtatttatgcaaTGGATAAGAACAAGCTATTGCTTCTTGATTTAACTTGACTTAAAGCAGCTTTACATAATAATTTTAGCTCACTATAATGGCTAACTGCTGTTTACATTGCAAACACCAGAGCTTTGGACTGGTGGGAGGAGgaagtataaaaaataagactaaACATATAACAGTTAAACGCATCTTACCAGCCAGGCAGCTGGCACAGAATGCAGCCAAAAACAAGAAGGTAAACATTCTGGTGTGTGAAGGCGGCCGCAACACTGTAAACAATCAGAAAACAATTCATCAAAATGATTATCaacagatatttacattttttgagactTGAAATCAATTTGAGCAACTCTGCCTTTAAGTTCCATCACATTGAGAGAAGGAAGACGTCACTACAGcccatatctccaacactttACAACAATTATTTAGACTGACAAATAGCACTGATGACATGAACTGAACCCTTAAAAAATAACCAGTGCATCAGTAAAATGCTAGTACAGCTGATCGAGTGTACCTGACGTCCGACTTGGTTTAAACCTGCAGATGTTCAAACTCACCTGCAGTTTAGATCTCCTGAAACCAGCTTGAGTCCAGAGCAAAGGATGAGATGAAACTGTGAAATTGTCGCTTATATATGTACCTACCTACCATATCTACCTACCTTCCTCCCTCCcacaccatacacacacacacacacacctaacatTCCTACAGCCTCTGAACAATAGCAGGCGTAAGGTATCTTAGACTTTGAAACTGAGCCAGGACATTTCCATCATTTGCACGACACTTGCAGGAAAGGCCATCGTATCTATTGTACTTACCTTGATTGATAAACATCATCTCTTGAGTCTGAGCTGTAACATTTCTGATAGTAGTTGTTCCGGAGCACTTGATCTAATCACATGATCTTCATTAACAGAACAGATTTTACCCGGTTGATGTGAAATGTAGATGTTAAAATTTTAATAACTTCTGAGCACTtgagggagatttttttttttaaatctgagttTCAAAGTTCATTCCTGACCTTGGAGACAGAATAGACAAGAGGTCCCTTAAGTACACAGactctatattttttaaacaaaaaaaatatgaataagaaaaacaaacattttttgtgcaATTGAAACCAAAGTTGTgtcagaaagaagaaaaatcttTTTCCATAGTGCCGAAAGCCAATAAAATAAGGTCAAAGgttgaaaagtcaaaatgtgggatttttctgtgcaatgactACTTGTGTGCTGAGAAAAGAATTGGTGCCTACaactgaaatgtttaatttccttTAGTCTCTGCTCTGTAAGTACTATTCTTAAGAAATTATCAAAACAGTGGAACCAGTCAGATGACAAGTTTTTCTTGACATACTATATCTTGTCTTTGGGAACATTTTGCTATATATTTCATTATAGTTTTGGAGGAGAAAAACAGGAGCCCCATGTGCCCAAAGACAATAGAAAATAGCCTTTTTCTCAGAAACTAAAAGGAGCACAATCAAGTATTCAGTACATGTGAAAGTTGAAtatcaaaaaatatgtaaaaaaaattaaaaaaaatcatgcagaAGGTATGTAATAAACACAATGTGAGTGTTTTCCCCTAACAAAAAATCCTGACTTTGACAAttgataaaaatctgattttcaaTGCGATCttaaaacattgaaaatgtaCTGTTATTTAGATATTTGCCCAACTCTTTCTATGCCAAAGAAAGAGTGAAATACTTCCTTCTGAGTTGATGCAGTGCACTGAACACCTGATGTTATTCCAGTAGAGGGAAGTGCCAGGGCATTGTTTTAACTGGTTCTACTGGTACAAAACTTTGTACGCCAAACGCTTCTAGACAACAAGACGTCATGCTTTCAGAATTTCGCCACGAgtatgtagacacacacacacacacacacacacacacacatacacgacTGTGCAAAGTGCAAATAAGGATGTGATGCATTCAAGGTCTCCAAATTAGAAAATATTcatacaccaaaaaaaaaactgtattactATGTTAAAAACTGGCCTGGATCATGATGttgtttgttgaaaaaaaaaaagaaatttatattttcttctaaGAGCATCAGATAGTAAATACATCTACAAAACATCACCAGGAAGTAAACAAAGtcttattcatttgttttgtatAACAAAAGGAAATGGTTCCTGATTGGAaacacgtctgatctcagacaTGAGAGAACGCGGAATTATTGTAGGTAAGGTTCCAAGAAATCACCACACCCCGGGGATGTCCAACACTGGTGCCTTACCAGCTCCTCACCAATGGGAGTTTACAGAGcttaagaggggaaaaaaagttcaaaGGTCATAttagaaaatgtccaaataGAAGGCTAAAGTTTGATGATCCGTGTGAGTaggaaatcattttgtgttttgaccAATGTATCCCATCTGTCTGCATATGGGTTATGACTTAATagtttttttgggcattttgtagcttttttattgacagaggggaagacatgcaggaaagggctccgagccggattcgaaacCGGGCCGCCCGCTTTACGAgaactgggcctctgtggtatgcccTCTACCAGGTCTGCCACCAGGAACGCCCTGACTTATTAGTTTTACTTGGCATCATACTACAGGGCAAAAATCTTGAAAAACCTGTTGTTTGAGCAAGGCACATAATTGGCTGCCATGTCTGTCACAGAGTCACTGatggtaaatgtgtgtgtgtgcatgagaagGCTATTAATATCACCTGCACGTAGCTGTTTTTAATGATCAGTATTTCTTTGCTTGCATTTGAACTGAAGTATGAAAAACACATTCTAAATGGTTTTCTCTTTTATTACTGAACAACAGgctaaaaaaaggttttggcaGCATAATCTTAAGATTTAGATCAGACTTGAAAATGaatcaacatttatttttctcatgctGCTGAGGGCCTCCGTACATGTTGCCACCCTAGCTTACAAAAGCTGAAAGAGCTGTCTGAAGAGGTAAAAGTAAAACTAAGACATCTTTTGAGACACTGCCCTCAGACCTGGCTGCGTCTCAATCCTCTACCCACTGCCGGATAGTAGCTGTATCAGAACAGATGTCTTGTCAGGTTTGGAGTAGCCTCTTTGAATATCTTGAGAAGATATTCACTGTAACCACCATAACACACTTATTTCAACGTTATAACCCCATGTGTTTTGATCATGACAGTAAtggtattattaatatttatgattaatattgttattttattattattagattatataTTTGGTTTTTAGTCTATGTTTCACTCTCAAGTTAACAGTGCAGTTATACAGGTGGAACtgcataatgtgttttttacagtgtagaaatcCCCATTGTGTGACAATGAtagtttctgttttatttttcagctcGCAAGCACAGTTCGAAGCTGAATGGAATAATTGTAGTAATTGATGCAGTgtagaaaccagaaaaaaagtgcaatTCCATACAAATAGAACTATatatggcccatttcagaattgcgggtacatttgaagttcagaaaaaataagaattttattttatttttttccataaaatctTTTTCATTCCCATAGAGaatactttaaatttaacacttccagcatttgccaagcttaaacatgtaagattttaaatatttaatctgaAAATCATCGTAGTAACAGTACAATCagtcaactctgttgcagatAAATTAGGGTAAATATGTACTTGGatgtcatacattttaaaaccatgTCTTTCCTAAGAGAAGTTTTGTCTTTACATCCActaattcaactttaaattttctaagataaagatttttttttcaggagtaaaaacattgacatatttaattggaaagttgtcaagacagtttggattttctctaattattgctccaaaaatgaatgaaatgctttGAAATTTCATGGATAGTGAGAATGTTAATTATGACACAGCTTCTGGTTAatttgtcaacaataaaacatatttaattagattttttttaaacaaaactgtgtGAAACAGAGTTGACGCCTATGTGAACAGAGTTGACAtgaataacagagttgacaaacTATGTGTAAAAGGCCAAAAACAGTAACTCTGTTATCATTAAAATTTTGACACATGTAACAGAGTTGatgataacagagttgacattttccaccattttgTGCTTTAACTCCACGTGCTAGCTTAAAACCAGATACCACatgtcatgaataaaaccatacttttatgaattttcatcatataattgttttttaaaaaatgactgacaGATTCACTAGAATGTCATAGTAACAGATTTGACATACAATTAATCTACTGTTGGTGTATTCTGaacattttgtacaaattaatgagagagaaagtttaACATTCCATAGTTCCCTCCAAATCTTTTCTCcaagaggaagtgacatcactgggtgcaggtcacatgtttttatttgaatgctgtagggttttttatgtggttttataacagagataacagagttgaccggatcatagggacagataaaatataatttaataataataattcattttatttaatagggcgcctttcaaggcactcaaggtcgccttacaacatggaaaaaacaaaaaaacaagcagaacatcatacatatcatacaatctaaacaaatcagaatatttacaaatacattacaattaAAGAGGGGAGTTTGTGTGGAGGATCAAATGGAGTGAGCGAGTCTGAACAGGTAAGTCTTTAGTTGTGATTTGAATTGATTGAGAGATGTGATGTTGCGAAGGGAAGGGGGAAGGGAATTCCAGAGCAAGGGAGCAGAGCGACTGAaagctctgctccccatggtaACCAGACGGGCAGGGGGGACAGAGAGGTGGGTGGAGGAAGAAGATCTGAGTGGGCGAGCGGGTGTGGCAATGTGGAGGACGTCAGAGAGGTATGGAGGGGCGAGGTGGTGAATGGCCTTGAAGGTGAGCAGTAGAGTCTTGTACTGGATGCGGTGTGTgattgggagccagtggagttgcTGGAGGATTGGTGTGATGTGGTGACTGGATGGGGTCCTTGTGATGATGCGGGCTGCTGAGTTCTGTACCAGTTGTAGTTTGTGAAGAGTTTTTTGCGGAAGTCCAAacaggagagagttgcagtagtcaagACGGGAGGTGACGAGACTGTGGACCAGGATGGCAGCTGTGTGGGGTGTAAGAGAGGGGCGGAGGCGGTTGATGTTACGGAGATGGAGGTAGGCTGAGCGGGTTATGTGACTGATGTGTGAGGTGTATGAGAGTGTGCTGTcaaggatgacacccagactctttacCTTGGGGGATGGAGAGATGTTGGAATTGTCTATGGATATTGTGAAACTGGGAGATTTGGATAGGGTGGTTTTTGTGCCAATGAGTagaatttctgttttgttgctaTTCAGTTTCAGGAAATTGGATGAAAACCAGGACTGTATTTCGAGGAGGCAGTCagtgaggagggagggagggaaggtggACTCAGGTTCAGTGGAAATGTggagctgggtgtcatccgcATAGCAGTGGAAGTTGATGTGATGTTTCCGGAAAATGTAACCAAGGGGGAGTAGGTAGATGATGAATAAGAGGGGTCCCAGGACAGAGCCTTGGGGCACCCCAGTGGAAAGGTGGGAATGGAGTTGAGTGGCAACAGTTTTTTCCAGAATCTTTGACAGAAATGGCAGATTGGAGATGGGACGGAGGTTGTTGGGGTCGTTGGGATTTGCACCAGGTTTTTTTAGTATTGGGGTGAGGAGTGGATTATGTGTGTGATGAGGGGGGCCAGAGAGGGAatggtggctttgacaagagtAGTTGGAAGGGGGTCTAAGCGGCAGGTTGATGATTTTGATTTCTTGATGGTATCAGTAATTACAGAGAGTGGGGGGAGGGTAAATGCTGAGAGAGTGTGGGAGGGGGGCACAGATGGAAATAGCGGAGATGAACTATGAGAGGCACTGGGAGCAAGTTGCTGGTGGATGTTGTGGATTTTAGCAGTGAAAGAGGATAGAATAGTGTTGCAGGAGGCGGTAGAGTACATCTGTGGTGGTAGTGAGTCCGGAGGTTGAGTGGTGTTGCGGACGAGTGAAAAGAGGGCTCTTGAATGCCATAGTTGGAACTGATTAGATCTGCGTAGTATGTGGATTTGGCCTTGGTAATGCAgttcttgtagtggagtatgtGGTTATGATAGATTTCCTTGTGAACAGTTAGACCAGTCTTATTATAGAGGCGTTCCAGGCGGCGTCCTATGGATTTGAGTTGTCTGAGAGCGGGCGTGAACCACGGTGAGGAGCAGGTGAAGGTGACAGATCTGGTTTTGAGTGGGGCGAGATAGTCCAGGAGATTATGGAGACTGTTGTTGTAGTGGAGGACCAACTCATTAGGGGTGTAAAAACTGTCTGCATTGGGGAGGGAGtcgattatatatatttttaatgttgaaatcccatgtattacagaaaataaatactctgtgcaactgtaagtataagtatttatagaattagcacaaaaaaactgctaattttaatgaattattttatgttaattcaatATGAACATGTGAATCACAAGATGAAGACAGCCAATAATTGGCGGGTGGGaatcatttaatgaatattttacatataaattgtgcctaaaatacacaccaaacattattattggtgaacattcaatataattagcaatattatttaaaacagatccagtaaatacttttttagggggaaataatCAAAGGTTTTTCTGGGAGACGCGaaatgtacccgcaattctgaaatcacccatatatatataaaatgataaaacaacagatcaaactgtattaacacacacatgaagaacatctATCACACCCACAGAAACTCTGGTCACACATACAACATCagtaaaatattgaattttacTACCATCTAGTGGAGTTTTTTTTAGAGAAAGACAGCTGATTGTTGAGGCTCATTCCCAGGTGCGACCACATTAGCTGGTTtacataaaagtttatttcagaCCCATGCATTTGCTCAGCTTCTCATTCAGTTTACAGACCTTTGAATCAATTGTGGATTGAATGCAGGTTTCTATGAGATAACATTTGTCTTATGATGGTTGAAAACAGTTGAAAACCACAGAAGAATCAAACAAAAAGcaccggtaacactttacaataaccaactaaataataattataaatggtttataaaccaattattaaccatttacaaagtgctatacatatttaatctttaaatgttttcaaccaatttcttaaaggtatatgaataatttaaaaatcattaacatacttaatatggtgttaaaaatgttaaaatgagcgcaactaaaactattaataaactattgattataattgaattgtttgtttatggtaaagtaactataaacgtacattaatattccatctatttgccatttataaatgatttagttagttaaacattaataaagtatgtattaatcattctaaatggcctatatacggtttataaatgatgatttaacattaataaactatctgtttaccatttataaatgatggttattgtaaagtgttaccaaagcaCCAATTGAAAGTGAATAACAATAGCTTTACAccaagaatttatttttttcagatttgccGTCAGTTTGTCCTTCAGTCATGGTGTCCTGTAgtgtcctcctctctccactAGATGTCATCATTGAGCTGCTGAAGATCAACAGAGCTGCACATGGAGCTGCTGATCTATCAGTGAACTTCTACTCAGTAAGCATGAATCTTATTTAAAGATTGTCCAATAATATTTCATAATCTTATTCTTTATCAATAATTAATGGTTAAAGTAACAGGAACTATTAGATTGCACTTTATCTTAATTAAGGTATGAAATACAAGAGCTCTACAGGAGCTGGGTTTTATAGACTTCACATACTCTTTTCCTTCATGGCAGGTAGCAAGGTGGAGATGGGAGGTGCAGTTTGTCATTTCTGAATTAAAAATTTTCACCTCCTGTCGTGTCTGCGCTAGCATCTGAGTGTAACATGTAATGTTCATAATGGGGAGAAAAAAGCTTAGCAGGCTTAAAAAGCAAGGTAGCACTTGaaacaagggtgtgtgtgtgtgtgtgtgtgtgtgtgtgtgtgtgtgtagcataaCATAACATTTGAGAATGAAGGCTTGGTTTAAGATGAGGGTGAGGTGAGGTTCAGGGAGGGTTAGGATTTGGCAATGTCAATTATGGTTACGGGTAGGGTTAGTCGTATTTCAGACTAAAGACCAGCTAAATTGCAATTGCCCGTCCACCTGAGTACAAAATACATGTTCTCTGTTGTACATAAGCTGATTTTGGGTCAGTAGTTAAAGTTAGGTTAAGAGTAGAATCAAGGTTAGGGTTAATAAAAAGAGAATgaatggaagtgtgtgtgtgtgtgtgtgtgtgtgtgtgtgtgtctgtgtctgtgtctgtgtttgtgttaacTTCAGTATAACTTCTAAAATACAACTTTTctaaattctgaatttgatgcaatattttctttttacacatcGACTCAACTTTTTGGGAAGGTTTGTACCTATTTTATAATGGCTGCATCAACCATCATATTTGATAATTCATAATGTCTACAAATCCTCATAAATCAGTCTTGCAATTTAGTATTGTTGGAAACTTGGAGTGTTTGATTGTACTCTCTTCTTGTCATCCTTCATTGTTGATTTTAAGCcgtgccctctctctctctctctctctctatatatatatataagctcaGAAAGACCTAATATCCTCAAGTGTGACATTTCTTAAAACTATCAACCATTAAATAGTTTTGGGATATTTGGAAAATCTATATctttaaatatagttttttatgttgtttattaaaacatttctgtgcattttatttacttgtttgtttACTCATTTCCATGCAGCACTTTAATTGGCCTTAATAGTGGTGTAGTTGCCTAGTAATCACATTACCAAATGTGTTCATAGACATGTTTAGTAATGCAATCATGCAGTAACTGTTACTTataatatatctttatttatatgatatatCTGTAAAGACAATGCAAATATATAAAGCAGGTGATTTAACAATTCTAAAGAGTAAAACATCATGCCAAATAAGGAGAAAAGTAGGGCAGGGTAAGTTTATTTAAGTAGCATATTTCTTCAGGCTACACAGAGGCAACACAATTTACGTCACTTCTCAGACTTCTCAGCCACACAGGATGTCACATGGTGGTTTTCACAGGCTGATGAACTCTCATGACCTGATTTTGTAAAATTTCTGGAGTTTCTGCTTAATGAGAgtttatttgaattaaataacAAACCCACCATTATTTTTCTTATCGTGTTTGTGCATTCTGGGTCGAAAACAGTGTTCCCAAAACTCCTGCAAAGCACTGAGTGCCACGTCAGCTCATCTTCTCAAACTCTGCTGTGTTTGGTAGAATATTAACAAATCAGTTTTAGTCTATCAATGCTGCATGTAGAGACATCTGTAGTCTTGCATAACTTGCAATCCGATTTGTTAATCTTATGTAAGTTATGTCAGGTATACCTTATTAGAAAGCATGGGTATTGCTGTGTTTAtggtagatatatatatatatatatacacatatatatgaaaCTGGAGCAGACATGGCCCAGGTAGAACTTTACAATGCACAAGGATTTCTGTATAGATCAGCAATGATGTGAATACTGACAAGCTGCATTCTATACATCTCATAAACCTTTATGAGTTTTAACTGAGCCACCTGAATTCATGCCATGCAACCTTTGCTAAATTAAGCATGGTCTTTGTGCAGAAACAGGTCAGTGCCACGCATTTGAGGCAGCAGAATTGGCAGAACACTGAATACACTGACTTTTAACCTCAAGTGTGAAATCTAACTCAGATGATTGAACTTGGTTTGGGACATGTTTTTCACATATCGGACTGGATAAATTGGACTGGATAAATAACCAATAACCTATTTTGTATAGCTGTATTTgcatagcacctttcatacgAGAAGTGCATCACAAAGTACATTACAACAAGACTATCATGAGATGAagagataaaatgaaaatgaaaaagaatgaTTCATTTACAAAGTTTCTAGTATGAGTCAGGGTTAAAAACTTTCTTATCTGCTTTTTCAGGTGGAGGCTTGGCGGATGTTACTCTCCTACACTTTTTCCAAATAACAACACCAACTTTACTCCtaccaaaatttaaaaaatactccactttctttttttttttaattgtactgATTGCTGTAACTCAGCTTCTACTTCATTTAGTGAAAAACTTTGGCAGACAAAGAGGGTTTCTTTGTAcctttatgtgaaaatgttttatgtatatttgtCGACACATTCattaaaacaatgtaaattgtTACAAACTGGGTCATTTTTTCATAGAAAGATCCATCTGATTTTATGGCAGTCCATAAAAGACTGGAGCGTCACGTTGGCCTTGGCTGTGTGTGAAGAAGAATCTGGTCTAAAGTGCAGAGGTGGTGGTTGTTCAGGTTACTGAGAGTCATGGTGGT contains:
- the LOC131976752 gene encoding zymogen granule membrane protein 16-like, yielding MFTFLFLAAFCASCLAAPSSYFYSPAVGPGAGSSFSTQGDGGITGLRVWERNNAYITGIQVSNGNIWGPVFGRSTGHILHEIELFDGETITQVSGKHTTSYIYQVIFLTSRGRALIAGQPTTTSFNLYGNKPDQVLMMLSGRHNTAGITSLGAHWGVSNTTDH